A region from the Pseudonocardia petroleophila genome encodes:
- a CDS encoding aromatic ring-hydroxylating dioxygenase subunit alpha → MIVRNQWYVAAYGREITHDLFSRTICGESILFWRTEAGAVTAMADRCVHRRFPLSQAPTRLVGDQVVCGYHGFTYGADGACVAVPGQTRVPRTARLRSYPVVEQDSFVWVFIGDPDLAGGVRIPRAPWLDSPGWTAVSGMEPLAARAGLLVDNLLDLSHETYLHGGYIGTPEVAGTPITTEVDDEAGIVYVSRHMDDAECPPFYSRSTGLSGRISRWQDIEYTPPCLYLLHSRIAPVGSQPNPDGTDPDAFHVEVVYAITPETETSTHDFWAVARDFALDDEEVSAFLAEQNRTVVLQDVEALDVLEQVIASEPAGYQELSINIDTGGLAARRMLARLASSTAVRV, encoded by the coding sequence ATGATCGTCCGGAACCAGTGGTACGTCGCGGCGTACGGCCGCGAGATCACCCACGACCTGTTCTCCCGCACGATCTGCGGCGAGTCGATCCTGTTCTGGCGCACGGAGGCCGGGGCCGTCACCGCGATGGCCGACCGCTGTGTGCACCGCCGCTTCCCGCTCTCCCAGGCCCCGACGCGGCTGGTCGGCGACCAGGTCGTCTGCGGCTACCACGGCTTCACCTACGGCGCCGACGGCGCGTGCGTCGCGGTGCCGGGCCAGACCCGCGTGCCGCGCACCGCCCGGCTGCGCTCCTACCCCGTCGTGGAGCAGGACTCGTTCGTCTGGGTGTTCATCGGGGACCCGGACCTCGCCGGGGGCGTCCGCATCCCGCGCGCGCCGTGGCTGGACTCGCCCGGCTGGACCGCCGTCTCCGGCATGGAGCCCCTCGCGGCCCGCGCCGGCCTGCTCGTCGACAACCTGCTCGACCTCTCCCACGAGACCTACCTGCACGGCGGCTACATCGGCACGCCGGAGGTGGCGGGCACGCCGATCACCACCGAGGTCGACGACGAGGCGGGGATCGTCTACGTCTCCCGCCACATGGACGACGCCGAGTGCCCGCCGTTCTACTCCCGCTCCACCGGCCTGAGCGGCCGGATCTCGCGCTGGCAGGACATCGAGTACACGCCGCCGTGCCTGTACCTGCTGCACAGCCGGATCGCGCCGGTCGGGTCGCAGCCGAACCCGGACGGGACGGACCCGGACGCCTTCCACGTCGAGGTCGTCTACGCGATCACGCCGGAGACGGAGACCTCCACGCACGACTTCTGGGCCGTGGCCCGCGACTTCGCGCTCGACGACGAGGAGGTCTCCGCGTTCCTCGCCGAGCAGAACCGCACCGTCGTGCTGCAGGACGTCGAGGCGCTGGACGTGCTGGAGCAGGTGATCGCGTCCGAGCCGGCCGGGTACCAGGAGCTGTCGATCAACATCGACACCGGCGGGCTGGCCGCGCGCCGCATGCTGGCGCGGCTCGCTTCGTCGACGGCCGTGCGGGTCTGA
- a CDS encoding PDR/VanB family oxidoreductase produces MTEPESDLVVDARAVVADGVLALTLRDPSGADLPSWEPGAHVDLLLKDDLVRQYSLCGDPADRSTWRVAVLREPDGRGGSAFVHDALRPGDTVRVRGPRNHFALEPAPRYVFVAGGIGITPILPMLAAATAAGAQWRLVYGGRSAASMAFVDDLRAAHGDRVEIRPQDEHGLLDLDVFAPDTLVYCCGPAPLLDAIEERCPDGSLRVERFAPKHVGGAAADGSGDSFEVELSSSGTVLTVPVDRTVLETLEGAGVDILSSCREGTCGTCETGVLSGEVDHRDSLLTDAEQAAHDTMFVCVSRAACGRLVLDL; encoded by the coding sequence ATGACCGAGCCCGAGTCCGACCTCGTCGTCGACGCCCGCGCGGTGGTCGCCGACGGCGTGCTGGCCCTGACGCTGCGCGACCCGTCCGGCGCCGACCTGCCGTCGTGGGAGCCCGGTGCGCACGTCGACCTGCTGCTGAAGGACGACCTCGTGCGGCAGTACTCACTGTGCGGCGACCCCGCCGACCGGTCGACGTGGCGCGTCGCGGTGCTGCGCGAGCCCGACGGCCGCGGCGGGTCCGCCTTCGTCCACGACGCGCTGCGCCCCGGCGACACCGTGCGCGTCCGCGGGCCGCGCAACCACTTCGCGCTGGAGCCCGCGCCGCGGTACGTGTTCGTGGCCGGCGGCATCGGGATCACCCCGATCCTGCCGATGCTGGCCGCCGCGACGGCCGCGGGGGCGCAGTGGCGGCTCGTCTACGGGGGCCGATCGGCGGCGTCGATGGCGTTCGTCGACGACCTGCGCGCGGCCCACGGCGACCGCGTCGAGATCCGCCCGCAGGACGAGCACGGCCTGCTCGACCTCGACGTGTTCGCGCCCGACACGCTGGTCTACTGCTGCGGCCCGGCGCCCCTGCTCGACGCGATCGAGGAGCGCTGCCCGGACGGGTCCCTGCGGGTGGAGCGGTTCGCGCCCAAGCACGTCGGCGGCGCCGCCGCGGACGGTTCGGGGGACTCCTTCGAGGTGGAGCTGTCCTCCAGCGGCACGGTCCTCACCGTGCCGGTCGACCGGACCGTGCTCGAGACGCTGGAGGGCGCGGGGGTCGACATCCTGTCGTCGTGCCGGGAGGGCACGTGCGGCACCTGCGAGACGGGGGTGCTGTCCGGCGAGGTCGACCACCGCGACTCGCTGCTCACCGACGCCGAGCAGGCCGCGCACGACACGATGTTCGTCTGCGTCTCCCGGGCGGCGTGCGGGAGACTCGTGCTCGACCTGTAG
- the dinB gene encoding DNA polymerase IV: MFVSDPSPPADAATILHADLDAFYASVEQRDDRRLRGRPVIVGGGVVLACSYEAKARGVRTAMNGRQARSLCPQAIVVPPRMAAYAQASKDVFAVFRDTTPLVEGISIDEAFLEVGGLRRIAGAPVEIAARLRERVAAEVGLPITVGVARTKFLAKVASGVAKPDGLLRVAPEAELAFLHPLPVRRLWGVGAVTTEKLHAMGIRTVGEVAAVGEPALVSMLGRAGGRHLHALAHNRDPRPVQATERRRSIGSQQALGRRPRSPDELDALLAGTLDRLGRRLRGGHRVCRTVVLRLRFGDFSRATRSHTVPEATAHTATLLAACRELLVAALPMIRERGLTLLGVSLGNLADDDAVQLALPFDRAAGAALDSTLDDLRARFGARSVTRGTLLRTRAPLEVPLLPDDPPPDDP, encoded by the coding sequence GTGTTCGTGTCCGACCCGAGCCCGCCCGCCGACGCGGCCACCATCCTGCACGCCGACCTCGACGCGTTCTACGCGTCGGTCGAGCAGCGCGACGACCGCCGGCTGCGCGGGCGGCCGGTGATCGTCGGCGGCGGGGTGGTGCTCGCGTGCAGCTACGAGGCCAAGGCCCGCGGGGTGCGCACGGCGATGAACGGGCGGCAGGCGCGGTCGCTGTGCCCGCAGGCGATCGTCGTGCCGCCGCGGATGGCGGCGTACGCCCAGGCCAGCAAGGACGTGTTCGCGGTGTTCCGCGACACCACGCCGCTGGTCGAGGGCATCTCGATCGACGAGGCGTTCCTCGAGGTCGGCGGGCTGCGGCGGATCGCGGGTGCGCCGGTCGAGATCGCGGCGCGGCTGCGGGAGCGGGTCGCCGCCGAGGTGGGGCTGCCGATCACGGTGGGCGTCGCGCGCACGAAGTTCCTGGCCAAGGTGGCCAGCGGGGTGGCCAAGCCCGACGGGCTGCTGCGGGTGGCCCCGGAGGCCGAGCTCGCGTTCCTGCACCCGCTGCCGGTGCGCCGGCTGTGGGGCGTCGGGGCCGTCACCACGGAGAAGCTGCACGCGATGGGCATCCGCACGGTCGGCGAGGTCGCCGCGGTGGGTGAGCCCGCGCTGGTCTCGATGCTCGGCCGGGCCGGCGGGCGGCACCTGCACGCCCTGGCCCACAACCGCGACCCGCGCCCGGTGCAGGCCACCGAGCGGCGGCGCTCGATCGGGTCGCAGCAGGCGCTGGGCCGGCGCCCCCGCAGCCCCGACGAGCTCGACGCCCTGCTCGCCGGCACGCTCGACCGCCTGGGGCGGCGGCTGCGCGGCGGCCACCGCGTCTGCCGCACGGTGGTGCTGCGGCTGCGCTTCGGCGACTTCTCCCGCGCCACCCGCTCGCACACCGTCCCCGAGGCCACCGCGCACACCGCCACCCTGCTGGCCGCGTGCCGGGAGCTGCTGGTCGCGGCGCTGCCGATGATCCGCGAGCGCGGGCTCACGCTGCTCGGGGTCTCGCTGGGCAACCTCGCCGACGACGACGCCGTCCAGCTCGCGCTGCCCTTCGACCGCGCGGCGGGCGCCGCGCTCGACTCCACCCTCGACGACCTGCGCGCCCGCTTCGGCGCCCGCTCGGTCACCCGCGGCACGCTGCTGCGCACCCGCGCCCCGCTGGAGGTGCCCCTGCTCCCCGACGACCCGCCCCCCGACGACCCCTGA
- a CDS encoding acyclic terpene utilization AtuA family protein: MFASTPDRIVAYGATVTRPVIIGNCSGFYGDRLAAAREMVDGGPIDVLCGDYLAELTMLILAKAQAKDPAGGYARTFLTQVEDVLGTCRERGIRIVANAGGLNPAGLADAVRALAARLGLTVAVAHVEGDDLRGDLSAVTPAVVGTPVSANAYLGGWGIAQALAAGADVVVTGRVTDASLVVGPAAWWHGWDRDADDQEGWDRLAGAVAAGHVIECGPQATGGNYPFLDEITDLRRPGFPLAEVAADGSSVITKHPGTGGLVSVGTVTAQLLYEIAEPAYLGPDVTTHMDTAVLTPDGEHRVRISEVRGSPPPSTLKVALNDVGGFRNTMTFVLTGLDIEAKAARCEALLFDVLGGKDRFASVDVRLLRFDTPDAAENALATAHLKITVMDPDPRVVGRAFSGAAMELALGGYAGFHTTTPPTSESAYGVYRPAAVPRTAVEQVVVLPDGSRHVVADPPTGPVPPPPVVPPAELPDGPTVRAPLGAVCGARSGDKGGNANVGIWARDDAGHAWLRAYLTVDRLRGLLGPEAADLHIERFELPALRAVNVVVHRLLGDGVASTARPDPQAKGLGEYLRSRIVDVPAALLD, translated from the coding sequence ATGTTCGCATCGACCCCCGACAGAATCGTCGCCTACGGTGCGACCGTGACGCGACCGGTGATCATCGGCAACTGCTCGGGCTTCTACGGGGACCGCCTCGCCGCGGCCAGGGAGATGGTGGACGGCGGGCCGATCGACGTCCTGTGCGGCGACTACCTCGCCGAGCTCACCATGCTGATCCTGGCCAAGGCCCAGGCCAAGGACCCGGCGGGCGGGTACGCGAGGACGTTCCTCACCCAGGTCGAGGACGTGCTCGGCACGTGCCGGGAGCGCGGGATCCGGATCGTCGCGAACGCGGGCGGGCTCAACCCCGCCGGGCTGGCCGACGCGGTCCGGGCGCTCGCCGCGCGGCTGGGGCTCACCGTCGCCGTCGCCCACGTCGAGGGCGACGACCTGCGGGGCGACCTGTCCGCGGTCACCCCCGCGGTCGTCGGCACGCCCGTCTCCGCCAACGCCTACCTCGGCGGCTGGGGCATCGCGCAGGCGCTCGCCGCGGGCGCCGACGTCGTCGTCACCGGGCGGGTCACCGACGCCTCGCTGGTCGTCGGCCCGGCGGCGTGGTGGCACGGCTGGGACCGGGACGCGGACGACCAGGAGGGCTGGGACCGCCTCGCCGGCGCCGTCGCCGCCGGGCACGTCATCGAGTGCGGCCCGCAGGCGACGGGCGGCAACTACCCGTTCCTCGACGAGATCACCGACCTGCGCCGCCCGGGCTTCCCCCTCGCCGAGGTCGCCGCCGACGGGTCGTCGGTGATCACCAAGCACCCCGGGACGGGCGGGCTGGTCTCCGTCGGCACCGTCACCGCGCAGCTGCTCTACGAGATCGCCGAGCCCGCCTACCTCGGACCGGACGTCACCACCCACATGGACACCGCGGTGCTCACCCCCGACGGCGAGCACCGCGTCCGGATCTCCGAGGTGCGGGGCAGCCCGCCTCCGTCGACGCTCAAGGTGGCGCTCAACGACGTCGGCGGCTTCCGCAACACCATGACGTTCGTGCTCACCGGCCTCGACATCGAGGCGAAGGCCGCGCGCTGCGAGGCCCTGCTGTTCGACGTGCTGGGCGGGAAGGACCGCTTCGCCTCCGTCGACGTGCGGCTGCTGCGCTTCGACACCCCCGACGCCGCGGAGAACGCGCTGGCCACGGCGCACCTGAAGATCACCGTCATGGACCCGGACCCGCGCGTCGTCGGCCGGGCGTTCTCGGGGGCGGCGATGGAGCTCGCACTGGGCGGGTACGCCGGGTTCCACACGACGACGCCGCCGACGTCGGAGTCGGCGTACGGGGTGTACCGGCCCGCCGCGGTGCCGCGGACCGCGGTGGAGCAGGTCGTGGTGCTGCCCGACGGGTCGCGCCACGTCGTCGCCGACCCGCCGACCGGGCCCGTGCCGCCGCCGCCCGTGGTGCCCCCCGCCGAGCTGCCGGACGGGCCCACCGTCCGCGCGCCGCTCGGCGCGGTGTGCGGCGCGCGCTCGGGGGACAAGGGCGGGAACGCCAACGTCGGGATCTGGGCCCGCGACGACGCCGGCCACGCCTGGCTGCGCGCCTACCTCACCGTCGACCGGCTCCGCGGGCTGCTCGGTCCGGAGGCCGCCGACCTGCACATCGAGCGGTTCGAGCTGCCCGCCCTGCGCGCGGTCAACGTGGTGGTGCACCGGCTGCTCGGCGACGGCGTCGCGTCCACCGCCCGCCCCGACCCCCAGGCGAAGGGGCTGGGGGAGTACCTGCGCAGCCGGATCGTCGACGTGCCGGCCGCACTGCTCGACTGA
- a CDS encoding IclR family transcriptional regulator — protein MPRPGPVLARGLRILDAFSADHPALTLSELARRAELPLSTVHRLAGELVGWGALERGADGRFRIGLRLWEVGALAPRGSALRERALPFLEDLSQVTRENVQLAVREGVEVVFVERIAGSGAVPVLTRVGGRFALTATGVGLVLLAHAPPELQEEVLTGPVERYTPHTVTDPRALRGMLADVRVSGYAVSDRQVTDDALSVAAPVHDRRGAVVAAVSLVVRHGTATPLALAPLVRTSARAISRALGA, from the coding sequence GTGCCCCGTCCCGGACCGGTGCTGGCCCGCGGCCTGCGCATCCTCGACGCCTTCTCCGCCGACCACCCGGCGCTGACGCTGTCCGAGCTCGCCCGCCGCGCGGAGCTGCCGCTGTCGACCGTGCACCGCCTCGCCGGGGAGCTGGTCGGCTGGGGCGCGCTGGAGCGGGGTGCGGACGGGCGGTTCCGGATCGGGCTGCGGCTGTGGGAGGTGGGGGCGCTCGCGCCGCGCGGGTCGGCCCTGCGGGAGCGGGCGCTGCCGTTCCTGGAGGACCTCAGCCAGGTCACGCGGGAGAACGTGCAGCTCGCGGTGCGCGAGGGCGTCGAGGTCGTGTTCGTCGAGCGGATCGCCGGGTCCGGCGCGGTGCCGGTGCTCACCCGCGTCGGCGGGCGGTTCGCGCTGACCGCCACCGGCGTCGGGCTGGTCCTGCTCGCGCACGCGCCGCCGGAGCTTCAGGAGGAGGTGCTGACGGGGCCGGTGGAGCGGTACACGCCGCACACCGTCACCGACCCGCGGGCGCTGCGCGGGATGCTCGCCGACGTCCGGGTGAGCGGGTACGCGGTGAGCGACCGGCAGGTCACCGACGACGCGCTGTCGGTCGCCGCACCCGTGCACGACCGGCGCGGGGCCGTGGTCGCGGCGGTGTCGCTGGTCGTGCGGCACGGCACCGCGACGCCGCTGGCCCTCGCCCCGCTGGTCCGGACGAGTGCGCGGGCGATCAGCCGCGCACTGGGGGCCTAG
- a CDS encoding MFS transporter: protein MSVRQALDDGPMTRFRWGVVVVCVLLNMIDGFDVLVMAFTASSVSAEWGLTGTQTGLLLSAGLVGMALGSLLVAPWADRVGRRPIILGCLVVASAAMLLSSVSQNAVQLGLLRVITGVGIGGILASSNVIASEYASRRWRGFAVSLNSTGYALGATLGGVVAAVLIGGQGWRAVFLFGGVVTLLAVPLVFLRLPESMDFLLTRGDLGRVNALAARMGLPHQDRLPDATGAPTGVGAGFRSLLAPELRRTTLILWVAFFGVMAGFYFVTSWTPTLLVDAGLTPGQGIAGGTLLNVGGIFGAAFLGLLATKFALRNVLIAYLVITAALLAVFIASTSSLALAFVLGGLIGLFVNGCVAGLYALTPGIYAAGVRTTGVGTALGIGRAGAILAPALAGVLLDGGATPQNLYLVVGAVFVAVAAVLTLLRAVAPVATPTKELA, encoded by the coding sequence ATGAGCGTGAGACAAGCCCTGGACGACGGCCCGATGACCCGCTTCCGCTGGGGCGTCGTCGTGGTCTGCGTGCTGCTGAACATGATCGACGGGTTCGACGTGCTGGTGATGGCGTTCACCGCGTCGTCCGTCAGCGCCGAGTGGGGCCTGACCGGCACCCAGACCGGGCTGCTGCTCTCCGCGGGCCTCGTCGGCATGGCGCTCGGGTCGCTGCTCGTGGCGCCGTGGGCCGACCGCGTCGGGCGCCGCCCGATCATCCTCGGCTGCCTGGTCGTCGCGAGCGCGGCGATGCTGCTGTCGTCGGTCAGCCAGAACGCGGTGCAGCTCGGGCTGCTGCGCGTGATCACCGGCGTCGGCATCGGCGGGATCCTGGCCAGCAGCAACGTGATCGCGTCGGAGTACGCGTCGCGGCGCTGGCGCGGGTTCGCCGTCAGCCTCAACTCCACCGGCTACGCGCTCGGCGCCACGCTCGGCGGCGTCGTCGCGGCCGTCCTGATCGGCGGCCAGGGGTGGCGCGCGGTGTTCCTGTTCGGCGGCGTCGTGACGCTGCTGGCGGTCCCGCTGGTGTTCCTGCGGCTGCCCGAGTCGATGGACTTCCTGCTCACCCGCGGCGACCTCGGCCGCGTCAACGCCCTCGCCGCCCGCATGGGCCTGCCCCACCAGGACCGCCTCCCCGACGCCACCGGAGCCCCCACCGGCGTCGGCGCGGGCTTCCGGTCGCTGCTCGCCCCCGAGCTGCGGCGCACCACCCTGATCCTCTGGGTCGCGTTCTTCGGCGTGATGGCCGGCTTCTACTTCGTGACGAGCTGGACGCCCACGCTGCTCGTCGACGCCGGCCTGACGCCCGGCCAGGGCATCGCGGGCGGCACGCTGCTCAACGTCGGCGGCATCTTCGGCGCCGCGTTCCTCGGCCTGCTGGCCACGAAGTTCGCGCTGCGCAACGTCCTGATCGCCTACCTGGTGATCACCGCGGCGCTGCTGGCCGTGTTCATCGCCTCGACGTCGTCGCTGGCGCTGGCGTTCGTGCTGGGCGGGCTGATCGGGCTGTTCGTCAACGGCTGCGTCGCGGGCCTCTACGCCCTGACCCCCGGGATCTACGCCGCGGGCGTCCGCACCACGGGCGTCGGCACGGCGCTGGGCATCGGCCGCGCCGGGGCCATCCTCGCGCCCGCACTGGCCGGCGTCCTGCTCGACGGCGGGGCGACCCCGCAGAACCTCTACCTCGTGGTCGGAGCGGTGTTCGTCGCCGTGGCCGCCGTCCTCACCCTGCTGCGCGCCGTCGCGCCCGTGGCCACGCCCACCAAGGAGCTCGCATGA